One genomic region from Spirulina subsalsa PCC 9445 encodes:
- a CDS encoding DUF433 domain-containing protein encodes MAFTSDAPVTWQYLDLDAQNQASIAQSRLSVAQLIQEKHAHGWSPEELHFQHPEISLAAIYSALSYYYTYQPQIDAQIAQQQEEIQNLQADLITIGVGHHTADFKQRLQQKRKSYEL; translated from the coding sequence ATGGCATTCACGAGCGATGCTCCGGTAACTTGGCAATACCTAGACCTTGATGCTCAAAATCAGGCAAGCATTGCCCAGAGTCGCCTTTCAGTTGCCCAATTGATTCAAGAAAAACACGCCCACGGCTGGAGTCCAGAAGAACTGCACTTTCAACACCCAGAAATTTCCCTGGCTGCCATTTATTCTGCCCTCAGTTATTACTACACCTATCAACCCCAGATTGATGCTCAAATTGCCCAACAACAGGAAGAAATCCAGAACCTGCAAGCTGATTTAATTACAATAGGAGTCGGTCATCATACTGCCGATTTTAAACAAAGGCTTCAGCAAAAGAGGAAAAGCTATGAACTTTGA